Proteins encoded by one window of Rouxiella chamberiensis:
- the pepE gene encoding dipeptidase PepE has translation MELFLLSNGKLSSDSQPLGYAHEQIKAMLKARNIDSAVLIPYALVRSDYDEKAAELAQSLGIKVGSIHHAGNPAEAVEQAQCILVSGGNTWMLNQMLHEKSLIVPIQRAVREREIPYIGWSAGCNVATPSIRTTNDMPVRNSVVLPALGLFPVQINPHYIDAHISGHMGETRDERIAEFCAVNPSESVVALREGSLLHVSGNDLRYFSARNEGFKVFRHAHKTQEYLDTQALSDLVPFNCL, from the coding sequence ATGGAGTTGTTCTTACTGAGTAACGGCAAGCTTTCAAGCGACAGTCAACCACTGGGTTATGCTCACGAGCAGATCAAGGCAATGCTCAAGGCGCGTAACATCGACTCTGCGGTACTCATTCCCTATGCGCTGGTGCGCAGTGACTATGATGAAAAAGCGGCAGAGCTGGCGCAGTCTCTCGGCATCAAGGTCGGCAGCATTCATCATGCAGGCAATCCGGCGGAAGCGGTCGAACAGGCGCAATGCATTCTGGTCAGCGGCGGTAATACCTGGATGCTGAACCAGATGCTGCATGAGAAAAGCCTGATCGTACCGATTCAGCGCGCAGTACGCGAACGTGAAATTCCCTACATCGGCTGGAGCGCGGGCTGCAACGTGGCCACACCAAGCATTCGCACCACTAATGATATGCCGGTGCGCAATTCCGTCGTGCTGCCTGCGCTGGGTCTGTTTCCGGTGCAGATCAATCCGCACTACATCGACGCACACATCAGTGGCCATATGGGTGAGACACGCGACGAACGTATCGCCGAATTCTGTGCGGTGAATCCGAGCGAATCGGTTGTCGCGCTGCGTGAAGGCAGTCTGCTGCATGTTTCCGGCAACGATTTGCGCTATTTCAGCGCCCGAAATGAAGGCTTCAAGGTGTTTCGCCATGCGCATAAAACGCAGGAATATCTTGATACCCAAGCACTTTCTGACCTTGTTCCCTTTAACTGCCTTTAA